The proteins below are encoded in one region of Engystomops pustulosus chromosome 8, aEngPut4.maternal, whole genome shotgun sequence:
- the ASIC4 gene encoding acid-sensing ion channel 4 isoform X2: protein MGTDSDIGAIRSSAETTDKFLKTTKLHGLFHLRASFSLRHRLFFGAMFITALGLLISYSLEHVYYLMSRPTITNVKMTWVRKLQFPAVTICRVRQRNGITQYPQMSSPLGQESPIDELGLPGLSDHSWKDLDRMMVKCFYRGRYCTSQDFTPVYTRYGKCYTFNADKNNPKVTRQGGMGNGLEIMLDIQQEEYLPIWRETNETSFEAGIRVQIHSQDEPPYIHQLGFGVSPGFQTFVSCQEQRLTYLPQPWGNCRATAPAGDFLPGYSTYSISACRLQCEKEAVVKSCSCRMVHMPGNETICPPSKYISCADTTLDILVENNDKCTCPTPCNMTRYGKEISMVRIPNKGSARYLAKKYNKNETYIRDNFLVLDIFFEALNYGTIEQKKAYDLASLLGDIGGQMGLFIGASILTILEILDYLYELIRDKVNKLFRRKPSPTRKPKENISTLAMDDLNDQSTSEVRGRHPEGAYANTMLPNHHRHYTHHGVFEDFAC from the exons TATTGGGGCAATTAGGTCCAGTGCTGAAACTACAGATAAATTCCTAAAAACCACCAAGCTCCATGGACTGTTCCACCTCCGGGCCTCATTCTCCTTAAGGCATCGGCTATTTTTCGGAGCAATGTTCATCACTGCGCTGGGTCTTCTCATCTCATATTCCTTAGAACACGTCTACTATCTAATGTCTCGTCCCACCATCACTAATGTCAAAATGACCTGGGTGAGAAAGTTACAGTTTCCTGCGGTCACCATCTGTAGGGTGCGGCAGAGGAATGGGATCACCCAATACCCCCAGATGTCTTCTCCATTGGGGCAGGAGTCTCCGATCGATGAGCTGGGGCTTCCAGGGTTGTCGGATCACTCATGGAAGGACTTGGATCGAATGATGGTGAAATGTTTCTATAGGGGACGCTACTGCACGAGCCAAGACTTCACTCCT GTTTACACCCGATATGGGAAATGTTACACCTTCAACGCcgataaaaacaacccaaaagtgACCCGACAAGGAGGGATGGGCAACGGACTGGAGATAATGCTGGACATACAACAGGAGGAATACCTACCTATCTGGAGAGAGACCA ATGAGACGTCCTTTGAAGCTGGAATCAGGGTGCAGATACACAGTCAGGACGAGCCCCCCTACATCCACCAGCTGGGGTTCGGAGTGTCCCCCGGTTTCCAGACTTTCGTCTCTTGCCAGGAGCAGAGG CTGACATATTTGCCCCAGCCGTGGGGCAACTGCAGAGCCACTGCCCCGGCAGGCGACTTCCTTCCAGGTTACAGCACATACAGCATCTCTGCCTGCAGACTACAGTGTGAGAAGGAGGCGGTGGTGAAGAGCTGCTCCTGTCGTATGGTCCATATGCCAG gaaatGAGACAATCTGCCCTCCCTCCAAGTACATCAGCTGTGCCGACACCACGCTAG ACATCCTGGTAGAAAACAATGATAAATGCACTTGCCCCACGCCTTGTAACATGACCCGCTACGGCAAGGAGATATCCATGGTCCGCATCCCCAACAAAGGCTCGGCGCGTTACCTGGCCAAAAAATACAACAAGAACGAGACCTACATCCG GGATAATTTCCTTGTTCTAGACATCTTCTTTGAAGCCCTCAACTATGGGACAATCGAACAGAAGAAAGCCTATGACCTGGCCAGCTTACTGG GAGACATCGGGGGTCAGATGGGTCTATTCATCGGCGCCAGTATCCTCACCATCCTGGAAATCCTGGATTACCTGTATGAA TTGATACGAGATAAAGTGAACAAATTGTTCAGAAGAAAACCATCTCCCACCAGAAAACCAAAAGAGAACATATCAACGCTCGCCATGGATGACCTGAATGACCAG AGCACCAGCGAGGTTCGTGGACGACATCCAGAAGGAGCCTACGCCAACACCATGCTCCCGAACCATCATCGACACTACACACACCACGGAGTATTCGAGGACTTTGCCTGCTAG